A window of the Tessaracoccus sp. MC1865 genome harbors these coding sequences:
- the arsA gene encoding arsenical pump-driving ATPase, with translation MRFLTDLPRNVFLTGKGGVGKTSVACALATRLADEGRRVLLISTDPASNVGQVFGVEVGHRVVSVPAVPGLDAIEIDPEEAAHRYRERTLAPVRDFLKPEDLAAATEQLSGSCTTEVASFNEFTELLAEPARTAAYDHVIFDTAPTGHTIRLLELPGEWTGFLDEGLGDASCLGPMSGLDKARGTYAAAVEALASPARTRIILVARADRSSLDEAERALLELATVGIHASHLVVNGVLPQEEIHDALADAIRAREAKAVEQLPLGLRRLELDTLPLRATNMVGVDALRRMFGPADPPAAVAAGQPAAGAPGLGALVDALVSADKGLVMCMGKGGVGKTTVAAALAVALAERGKDVLLTTTDPAAHLDRTVGMDAAGIEVTSIDPDRATQDYRDRVMATKGKNLDAAGRAALEEDLKSPCTEEIAVFQAFSKAIAQADKRFVVMDTAPTGHTLLLMDATGSYHREVARGLGSARFTTPLMRLQDPDYTKLVIVTTAETTPVLEAQSLVDDLARAGIAPWAWVVNQTLSQTGTSSPLLRQRAANEAGPLAQVSAGAPRLAQLVMQQVPPIGAQLAGLSAAR, from the coding sequence ATGAGGTTCCTCACGGACCTGCCCCGCAACGTGTTCCTCACCGGTAAGGGCGGGGTGGGGAAGACCAGTGTGGCGTGCGCCCTGGCCACGCGGCTGGCGGATGAGGGCAGGCGTGTCCTGCTGATTTCCACCGACCCTGCGTCCAACGTCGGACAGGTGTTCGGCGTCGAGGTGGGTCACCGCGTCGTGTCGGTGCCGGCCGTCCCTGGGCTCGATGCCATTGAGATCGACCCGGAGGAGGCTGCCCACCGCTACCGGGAGCGGACTCTCGCCCCGGTGCGCGACTTCCTGAAGCCTGAGGATCTTGCGGCGGCCACCGAGCAGCTGTCGGGGTCGTGCACGACGGAGGTGGCCTCGTTCAACGAGTTCACCGAACTGCTGGCAGAACCTGCCCGGACGGCGGCCTACGACCACGTGATCTTCGACACCGCACCTACGGGACACACCATCCGGCTGCTGGAACTGCCCGGCGAATGGACGGGGTTCCTCGACGAGGGGTTGGGCGACGCTTCGTGCCTCGGGCCGATGTCCGGGTTGGACAAGGCCCGCGGCACCTATGCGGCGGCCGTCGAGGCGCTGGCGAGCCCGGCGCGCACGAGGATCATCCTGGTCGCCCGGGCTGATCGGTCCAGCCTCGACGAGGCTGAGCGTGCACTGCTCGAACTGGCCACCGTCGGCATTCATGCCAGCCACCTCGTCGTGAACGGAGTCCTGCCCCAGGAGGAGATCCACGATGCGCTCGCCGACGCCATCCGTGCCCGCGAGGCAAAGGCGGTGGAGCAGTTGCCCCTCGGGCTACGGCGCCTCGAGCTCGACACCTTGCCACTCAGGGCCACCAACATGGTGGGCGTCGACGCGCTGCGCCGGATGTTCGGCCCGGCGGATCCGCCCGCGGCCGTGGCGGCCGGACAGCCAGCGGCCGGCGCCCCGGGGCTCGGCGCCCTGGTCGACGCGTTGGTCAGCGCGGACAAGGGCCTCGTGATGTGTATGGGCAAGGGCGGCGTCGGCAAGACGACCGTTGCCGCTGCACTGGCCGTCGCGCTGGCCGAACGGGGCAAGGACGTACTGCTGACGACGACGGATCCCGCCGCGCATCTGGACAGGACCGTCGGCATGGACGCGGCGGGGATCGAGGTCACCAGCATCGATCCGGACCGCGCCACCCAGGACTACCGGGACCGGGTGATGGCCACGAAGGGTAAGAACCTCGACGCGGCCGGTCGCGCTGCGCTGGAGGAGGACCTCAAATCGCCGTGCACGGAGGAGATCGCGGTCTTCCAGGCCTTCTCGAAGGCGATCGCGCAGGCGGACAAGCGGTTCGTGGTGATGGACACCGCGCCCACCGGGCACACCCTGTTGCTGATGGATGCCACCGGCTCGTACCACCGGGAGGTGGCCCGCGGGTTGGGCAGTGCCAGGTTCACCACACCGCTCATGCGGCTCCAGGACCCGGACTACACGAAGCTGGTCATCGTCACCACCGCGGAGACGACCCCGGTGCTGGAGGCGCAGAGTCTCGTCGACGACCTGGCTCGGGCGGGGATCGCGCCCTGGGCGTGGGTGGTCAACCAGACCCTGTCCCAAACCGGCACCTCGTCACCCCTGCTCAGGCAGCGGGCGGCGAACGAGGCCGGTCCGCTGGCCCAGGTGAGTGCCGGCGCGCCCAGGCTGGCGCAACTCGTCATGCAGCAGGTCCCGCCGATCGGCGCCCAACTGGCGGGCCTGAGCGCCGCACGTTGA